Proteins encoded within one genomic window of Nitrospira sp. SG-bin1:
- a CDS encoding transketolase: protein MVTNTQLDQTCINTIRTLSMDAVQLANSGHPGTPMAMAPVAYCLWQRILRFDPADPIWPNRDRFVLSMGHASMLLYSLLHLTGVKAVNPQYERLGELSVQLDDLKRFRQLNSKCAGHPEYRWTSGVETTTGPLGQGIATSVGMAIAGQWQGHYFNRPGFDMFNYDVYALCGDGCMMEGVAAEAASLAAHLRLANLCWIYDNNKITIEGHTEWAFSEDVATRFIGYGWNVTRVGDANDLDMLERAFTTFKKEADRPTLIIVDSHIAYGSPNKQDTHAAHGEPLGEEEIRLTKRNYGWPELEKFLVPNGVHEHFQQGLGKRGHEARAAWMAKFEEYKKQFPQLADHLSHMQQRQLPEGWDKDLPLFPTDAKGVAGRDASAKVLNALAKNVPWLLGGSADLAPSTKTRLTFEGAGDFTATCRGGRNLHFGVREHAMGSVLNGLSLSKVRPYGSGFLIFSDYSRGAIRLSALMEIPVIHIFTHDSIGVGEDGPTHQPIEQLASLRAIPNLIVLRPADANEVSEAWRVIMQLKHEPVALILTRQALPTIDRSIYAAASGVAKGAYVLADVPGGKPDVLLLASGSEVSLCLEAAEQLKAQGIKARVVSMPSWELFEHQPQAYRDSVIPPNVTARVCVEQASTFGWARYAGSTGEIIGMTSFGTSAPLKELQKKFGFTADNIVAAAQKQLLKPAKAA from the coding sequence ATGGTGACGAACACCCAGCTCGATCAGACCTGCATCAACACGATCCGCACCCTTTCGATGGATGCCGTGCAGCTAGCCAATTCCGGGCACCCGGGAACGCCGATGGCCATGGCGCCGGTGGCCTACTGTCTCTGGCAGCGCATTCTACGATTTGATCCGGCCGATCCGATATGGCCGAACCGGGACCGGTTCGTGCTGTCGATGGGGCATGCCTCCATGCTCCTCTACTCGCTGCTGCATTTGACGGGGGTAAAGGCGGTGAACCCCCAATACGAACGGTTGGGTGAGCTCTCGGTGCAGCTCGACGACCTCAAACGCTTCCGCCAGCTCAACAGCAAGTGCGCCGGACATCCGGAATACCGCTGGACTTCCGGCGTGGAGACCACGACCGGTCCGCTCGGACAAGGGATTGCCACCAGCGTCGGGATGGCGATTGCCGGCCAGTGGCAAGGGCATTATTTCAACCGCCCAGGGTTCGACATGTTTAATTACGACGTCTACGCGTTGTGTGGCGACGGTTGCATGATGGAGGGTGTCGCAGCCGAAGCCGCGTCCCTGGCTGCGCACTTGAGGTTGGCCAACCTCTGCTGGATCTACGACAACAACAAGATCACGATCGAAGGACATACAGAGTGGGCATTCAGCGAGGACGTGGCCACTCGGTTCATCGGCTACGGTTGGAACGTCACTAGAGTCGGCGATGCTAACGATCTCGACATGCTTGAGCGGGCCTTTACGACGTTTAAAAAGGAAGCGGATCGCCCGACGCTGATCATCGTCGACAGCCACATCGCCTATGGCTCCCCCAATAAACAAGATACCCACGCCGCGCATGGCGAACCGTTGGGTGAAGAGGAAATCAGGTTGACGAAGCGAAACTACGGCTGGCCCGAACTGGAAAAGTTCCTGGTGCCCAACGGCGTCCACGAACATTTCCAGCAGGGCCTGGGCAAACGTGGGCATGAGGCGCGCGCAGCCTGGATGGCGAAGTTTGAAGAGTATAAGAAGCAATTCCCGCAGCTCGCTGATCATCTTTCACACATGCAACAGCGCCAACTGCCTGAAGGCTGGGACAAGGATCTGCCCCTGTTCCCGACCGATGCCAAGGGCGTGGCCGGTCGCGATGCTTCGGCTAAGGTACTCAATGCTCTGGCGAAGAACGTCCCTTGGCTGTTAGGCGGCTCCGCGGACCTCGCTCCATCGACAAAGACACGCCTGACCTTCGAGGGAGCCGGTGATTTCACCGCGACGTGCCGCGGTGGCCGCAACTTGCATTTCGGCGTTCGAGAACATGCGATGGGCTCCGTGTTGAACGGACTCTCCCTTTCAAAGGTGCGCCCCTATGGTTCAGGCTTCCTGATCTTCAGCGATTACAGCCGCGGCGCGATCCGATTGAGCGCGCTGATGGAAATCCCGGTCATCCACATTTTCACGCATGATTCGATCGGGGTCGGCGAGGATGGGCCCACGCACCAGCCGATCGAGCAACTTGCCTCGCTGCGGGCGATCCCCAATCTGATCGTCCTTCGTCCTGCAGATGCAAACGAAGTCTCAGAAGCCTGGCGCGTCATCATGCAACTGAAACATGAGCCGGTGGCCTTGATCCTGACCAGGCAGGCACTCCCGACCATCGACCGCTCCATTTATGCTGCCGCATCCGGCGTGGCAAAAGGCGCCTATGTGTTGGCCGACGTGCCAGGCGGAAAACCGGACGTGCTGCTCCTCGCCAGCGGCAGTGAAGTCTCGCTCTGTCTTGAGGCAGCGGAGCAGCTGAAGGCGCAAGGGATCAAAGCTCGCGTCGTCAGCATGCCATCGTGGGAGCTGTTCGAGCATCAACCACAGGCCTATCGCGACAGCGTGATTCCGCCGAACGTGACGGCCCGGGTCTGCGTGGAACAGGCGTCCACGTTTGGATGGGCGCGCTATGCGGGGTCGACAGGCGAGATCATCGGTATGACGTCGTTTGGGACCTCGGCGCCCCTCAAAGAACTCCAAAAGAAATTTGGGTTCACGGCGGACAACATCGTGGCTGCGGCGCAAAAGCAGCTCTTAAAACCAGCAAAAGCTGCCTGA
- a CDS encoding ATP-dependent DNA ligase, translating to MEALLVSELPIGKEWRYEPKWDGFRCLAQKRESTVTLRSKSGKPLERYFPDMERLLGKLAAKAFLLDGELLIEGENGYSFSDLQLRLHPAASRVHKLAQEQPATFVIFDILETGDGRTLMSMPLSQRRRLLEQFYETYCSKEKAIRLSPQTDQLNEAMNWLSSSGWYIDGIVAKKSTDVYVPGERVMQKYKPMRTADCVVGGFRYGKDSDEVGSLLLGLYDDAGRLNHVGFTSSIAKTDKPSLTKQLERLIQEPGFTGNAPGAPSRWSTERSAQWKPLSPQLVVEVSFDHVTDGRFRHGTKLIRFRPDKSPRQCTMKQLRP from the coding sequence ATGGAAGCGCTGCTCGTCAGTGAGTTGCCGATAGGGAAGGAGTGGCGGTATGAGCCGAAATGGGATGGCTTTCGCTGCTTGGCTCAGAAGCGGGAGTCTACCGTGACGTTGCGGTCCAAATCGGGAAAGCCGCTGGAGCGCTATTTCCCCGACATGGAACGCCTGCTCGGGAAGCTGGCAGCCAAGGCGTTTCTTCTCGATGGGGAATTACTGATCGAAGGTGAGAACGGGTATTCGTTTTCGGATCTCCAGCTGCGCCTGCACCCGGCGGCCAGCCGTGTTCATAAGCTGGCTCAGGAACAACCCGCGACTTTTGTGATCTTCGACATTCTCGAGACAGGGGACGGGCGGACGTTGATGTCGATGCCCTTGTCTCAGCGCCGACGACTGTTGGAGCAATTTTACGAGACGTATTGCTCGAAGGAAAAGGCCATCCGGCTGTCACCCCAGACGGATCAGCTGAATGAAGCCATGAATTGGCTGTCTTCTTCAGGTTGGTACATCGACGGCATTGTCGCGAAAAAGAGCACGGATGTGTATGTGCCGGGCGAACGGGTGATGCAGAAGTACAAACCCATGCGGACGGCGGATTGTGTGGTGGGCGGGTTTCGTTACGGCAAGGATTCGGACGAAGTGGGTTCCCTGCTGCTCGGCCTGTATGACGATGCCGGACGGCTCAATCATGTCGGATTTACGTCCTCCATTGCCAAAACCGACAAGCCTTCGCTGACGAAGCAACTCGAACGGCTGATTCAAGAGCCGGGCTTCACCGGGAACGCGCCCGGCGCACCCAGCCGGTGGTCGACCGAGCGGTCGGCTCAATGGAAGCCGCTGTCTCCCCAACTCGTCGTGGAAGTCAGTTTCGACCACGTGACGGACGGCCGGTTCCGCCACGGCACCAAGTTGATACGATTTCGGCCCGACAAGTCACCTCGGCAATGCACCATGAAACAGCTGCGGCCATAG
- a CDS encoding peptidoglycan-binding protein encodes MIYSLTWLPSVLRTAGLKVAEVDGWESRGRGDVKKILGILCHHTVGPKNGNMPSLRTLIEGRSDLPGPLSQLGLGRDGTYYVIGAGKCNHAGKGSWCGVTDGNASFIGIEAENTGGADDFPWPDVQLNAYHRGVAAILRHIGQTVDFCAGHKEYALPSGRKSDPDFDMNAFRLSVSEIMSGTAPAPLLIPAVEPPTGAGAAPGRATLRRGATGELVKQIQQKTGVTDVDGIFGGKTEAAVRAFQREHGLVPDGIVGPKTWAVFDTITA; translated from the coding sequence ATGATTTATTCCTTAACTTGGCTCCCTTCGGTCTTAAGAACAGCCGGATTAAAAGTGGCAGAGGTTGACGGCTGGGAGAGCCGAGGGCGCGGTGATGTAAAAAAGATCCTGGGTATCCTGTGCCACCATACTGTGGGGCCAAAGAATGGAAACATGCCTAGTTTAAGAACCCTCATCGAGGGGCGCAGCGATCTTCCTGGACCGCTGTCACAGCTGGGACTGGGACGCGATGGTACGTATTACGTAATTGGAGCGGGAAAATGTAACCATGCAGGCAAGGGTAGCTGGTGCGGCGTAACCGACGGAAATGCGAGTTTTATCGGTATTGAAGCAGAGAATACTGGCGGCGCTGATGATTTTCCTTGGCCTGATGTACAACTGAATGCTTATCACCGCGGTGTGGCGGCTATTTTACGGCACATTGGACAGACTGTCGATTTCTGTGCTGGGCATAAAGAGTATGCCTTGCCATCAGGTCGCAAATCAGATCCTGATTTCGATATGAATGCCTTCCGTCTTTCCGTCTCGGAAATTATGAGCGGAACAGCACCGGCACCGCTCTTAATTCCTGCGGTTGAGCCACCAACTGGAGCAGGAGCTGCTCCTGGAAGAGCGACTTTGCGGCGTGGCGCAACTGGGGAGTTAGTTAAACAAATACAGCAAAAAACCGGGGTGACTGATGTCGACGGTATTTTTGGAGGCAAGACGGAAGCAGCAGTCCGAGCTTTCCAACGCGAACACGGCCTGGTGCCCGATGGTATCGTAGGGCCTAAGACATGGGCCGTGTTTGACACAATAACGGCGTAG
- a CDS encoding amine oxidase, whose protein sequence is MARTVSFRSLIRLIRAALLAERRGCAADEALGTIHELNLNRTSQAISRRDFLISAGTTGAALALGTMAGFPLRAVAKPASSSLSIGIVGAGLAGLACADMLKTRGIRASVYEAAKRTGGRCWSLQGFFPGQVAERGGELIDNLHKTMLGYARRFRLGLEDVNKEPGEVFYHFRGQRYSEAAVVAEFRDFVSVMRIDLNRLSREVTAASHTADDVALDGTSLLAYLEGDNGARVPAGPLAKAAIIAAYEAEYGLAAKEQSCLAFLLFIHADRRTKFTPFGVFSDERYHLVDGNERIIEGLTRELPGQITYESRLIRVRKLSDGRIELTFQQGSRTVTFAHDVAVLAIPFTILRDVALDANLAIPTPQLTAIQELGYGTNAKMMVGFSGRPWRALGGNGTAYADLANMQTTWETNPSRGTETRAVLTDYSSGARGAGLNPNNVQAEADRFLTHLNHVFPGALGAATRAGGPYLAHLEHWPSNPLMEGSYTCYRPGQFTTMAGLEGIPAGNLLFAGEHANSFYEWQGFMEGAALSGIAAAKSILSTTKKR, encoded by the coding sequence ATGGCTCGAACCGTTTCGTTTCGTTCATTGATCCGTTTGATACGAGCTGCGTTATTGGCCGAGCGCCGAGGCTGTGCTGCCGATGAGGCCCTTGGAACCATTCATGAGTTGAATTTAAACCGGACATCACAGGCGATATCGCGGCGCGATTTTCTGATCAGTGCAGGCACAACCGGCGCCGCACTGGCCTTGGGCACCATGGCCGGATTTCCGTTGCGAGCTGTTGCGAAACCGGCGTCCTCTTCGCTCTCCATCGGCATTGTCGGCGCAGGACTCGCCGGACTGGCGTGCGCCGATATGCTGAAGACTCGGGGCATTCGAGCCTCCGTCTACGAAGCGGCCAAGCGAACGGGCGGCCGCTGCTGGTCGTTACAAGGATTCTTCCCCGGCCAGGTCGCGGAGCGAGGCGGCGAACTCATCGACAATCTCCATAAGACGATGTTGGGCTATGCCCGACGATTCCGCCTCGGTCTCGAGGATGTGAACAAGGAGCCGGGAGAAGTCTTTTATCATTTTCGCGGTCAGCGGTATTCGGAAGCCGCCGTCGTGGCGGAATTTAGAGATTTCGTCTCGGTGATGCGGATCGACCTGAACCGGCTATCGCGAGAAGTCACGGCCGCCTCCCATACGGCGGACGACGTGGCCCTGGACGGTACGAGTCTGCTGGCCTACCTGGAGGGGGACAACGGAGCCCGCGTCCCCGCCGGGCCGCTCGCCAAAGCCGCCATCATCGCCGCCTATGAGGCCGAGTATGGACTCGCGGCGAAGGAACAAAGCTGTCTCGCGTTTCTCCTGTTCATTCATGCCGACCGCCGCACGAAGTTCACCCCCTTCGGCGTGTTCAGCGATGAACGTTATCACCTGGTCGACGGCAATGAGCGGATCATCGAAGGACTGACGCGTGAGCTTCCCGGACAAATCACCTATGAGTCGAGACTCATACGAGTCCGCAAGTTGAGCGACGGACGCATCGAACTCACGTTTCAGCAGGGTTCCCGTACCGTGACCTTCGCGCACGATGTCGCCGTGCTCGCCATCCCCTTTACGATCCTCCGCGACGTTGCACTCGATGCCAATCTGGCAATCCCCACTCCTCAACTGACCGCGATCCAAGAACTCGGCTACGGCACCAACGCGAAAATGATGGTCGGTTTTTCCGGCCGACCGTGGAGAGCGTTAGGCGGAAACGGTACTGCCTACGCCGATCTCGCGAACATGCAGACAACATGGGAAACGAATCCGTCACGAGGCACGGAGACCAGAGCTGTGCTGACCGACTATTCCAGTGGCGCACGAGGGGCCGGTTTGAATCCGAACAACGTGCAGGCGGAAGCCGATCGATTTCTAACGCATCTGAATCACGTTTTTCCTGGTGCACTCGGCGCTGCCACCCGAGCGGGGGGACCGTACCTCGCGCATCTTGAACATTGGCCGTCGAACCCCCTGATGGAAGGCAGCTATACCTGTTACCGCCCCGGCCAATTTACGACGATGGCCGGTCTGGAGGGGATCCCGGCCGGCAATCTGTTGTTCGCCGGGGAACATGCAAACTCGTTCTATGAATGGCAGGGCTTCATGGAAGGAGCGGCACTGTCCGGTATCGCCGCGGCTAAATCGATTCTGAGCACGACAAAAAAACGTTAG
- a CDS encoding ATP-dependent protease (among the AAA+ ATPases, the YifB protease family belongs to the Helix 2 insert clade; unknown function) has translation MLAKVTSAALVGLDAHLVDVEVDISGGLPQFSVVGLPDATVKESRDRVRSALKNTGFHFPAKRITVNLAPAGVKKEGSGLDLAIAVGILVAEEVIPQTMLDHRVLVGELSLDGRVRPIIGALSFALACRARYDLLLPADNGAEAGLVEGVSAYPVQSLPEAVEFLKGNQAIPPSRSTHDVLESARGVEDEDYSDVRGQDHAKRALEVAAAGGHNVLMVGPPGSGKTMLARRLPSILPLLELEEALETTRVHSVAGQLAPERPLLTVRPFRAPHHSISDAGLVGGGTVPKPGEVSLAHNGVLFLDESLEFKRGALEGLRQPLEDGYVVLTRASGTLKYPAHFMLVAAMNPCPCGYYGDRTRSCICTGVQIRRYRAKLSGPLLDRLDIHLDVPPVPVRELRTEWPASEGSAAIRSRVVTARERQRRRYRHDGIYTNAQLKPRMVKRYCGLEQAAQELLEHAMARLRLSARAHGRIVRVARTIADLADSDRIEAVHIAEAIQYRSFDRNPDV, from the coding sequence ATGCTTGCCAAGGTCACGAGCGCGGCTCTTGTCGGTCTCGACGCCCACCTGGTGGATGTCGAGGTCGATATCTCCGGCGGCCTTCCGCAATTCTCCGTCGTCGGGTTGCCCGATGCCACCGTCAAGGAGAGTCGTGACCGCGTGCGCTCGGCGCTGAAGAATACGGGGTTTCATTTTCCCGCCAAACGCATCACGGTCAATCTGGCTCCCGCCGGAGTCAAAAAAGAGGGATCGGGATTGGATCTTGCGATCGCCGTGGGAATCCTTGTCGCCGAAGAAGTGATTCCCCAGACGATGCTGGATCATCGCGTGCTGGTGGGAGAACTCTCGTTGGACGGTCGCGTGAGACCGATCATCGGCGCGTTGTCGTTTGCGCTGGCGTGCCGAGCCCGGTACGACTTGTTGTTGCCGGCGGACAATGGCGCCGAGGCGGGCCTGGTGGAAGGCGTCAGCGCCTATCCGGTCCAAAGCCTCCCCGAAGCGGTGGAGTTTCTGAAGGGCAACCAAGCCATTCCGCCGAGTCGATCGACCCATGACGTGCTGGAGTCCGCTCGAGGAGTGGAGGACGAGGACTATAGCGATGTCCGCGGGCAGGACCATGCCAAACGCGCGTTGGAGGTCGCGGCGGCGGGTGGGCACAATGTGCTGATGGTCGGTCCGCCCGGGTCCGGCAAGACGATGTTGGCGCGCCGGCTGCCCTCGATTCTTCCACTTTTGGAGTTGGAGGAAGCGCTCGAAACGACTCGCGTCCATAGCGTGGCCGGACAACTCGCTCCGGAGCGTCCGCTCCTGACCGTGCGGCCGTTTCGAGCCCCGCATCATAGTATCTCGGATGCGGGGCTGGTGGGCGGGGGGACCGTCCCGAAACCGGGCGAGGTTTCGCTGGCCCACAATGGCGTGTTGTTTTTGGACGAGTCGCTCGAATTCAAGCGAGGCGCGCTCGAAGGCTTGCGGCAACCGTTGGAGGACGGCTACGTCGTTTTGACGCGGGCGAGCGGAACGTTGAAGTATCCCGCCCACTTCATGTTGGTCGCGGCGATGAATCCTTGTCCCTGCGGCTACTATGGAGATCGGACCAGGTCCTGTATTTGTACGGGAGTACAGATTCGTCGCTATCGCGCGAAACTCTCCGGTCCGCTGCTCGACCGTCTGGATATTCATCTGGATGTGCCGCCCGTTCCGGTCCGGGAGCTCCGAACCGAATGGCCCGCCTCGGAAGGATCGGCTGCGATCCGTTCGCGAGTGGTGACGGCGCGGGAGCGTCAGCGCCGGCGATACCGCCATGACGGGATTTACACGAACGCCCAGTTGAAGCCGCGGATGGTAAAGCGGTATTGTGGGCTTGAGCAGGCGGCGCAGGAGTTGCTGGAGCATGCGATGGCCAGGCTTCGGTTATCGGCCCGGGCCCATGGGCGTATCGTGCGCGTGGCGCGTACCATCGCCGATTTGGCCGACTCGGACAGGATCGAGGCCGTCCACATCGCGGAGGCTATTCAATACCGTTCCTTTGACCGCAATCCCGACGTGTGA
- a CDS encoding DEAD/DEAH box helicase, protein MITEADTCRKYVLPKLIQSGWDNDPHSFTEQKTFTDGRIVLVGEKVRRRAQKRADYLLRYTRDFLIGVVEAKAAYKFPADGLQQAKDYAEVLDLKFAYSTNGHGIVEFDFLTGLERTLDSFPTPNELWNRLRAGERLKDDMAAGRLLTPYNHLSGKSPRYYQEIAINRTVQSILQEKRRILLTMATGTGKTVVAFQICWKLWQARWNRAGEYRRPKILYLADRNILIDDPKDKIFAPFGDARWKIENGEVNKGREMYFAIYQAIAKDERRPGLYKEYASDFFDLVIVDECHRGSAKEESSWREILEYFEPAYQLGMTATPLREDNRDTYAYFGNPIYTYSLRQGIEDGFLAPYRVHRIVSTWDAAGWRPSREDLDRYGRAIPDDEYHTKDFERVVALRARTQAIARHLTQFLKKTNRYAKTIVFCVDQEHAAEMREALTNLNDDLTQQHADYVCRVTAEEGDIGRGHLGRFQELEKDTPVILTTSQLLTTGVDAPTCKNIVLARVVNSMTEFKQMIGRGTRVRDDYGKLYFNILDYTGSATRLFADPDFDGDPVSVTQEEMSETGEPKTYKIVEEQPVMAEGEESFQISNWQTSDDREGERRKYYFDGGQVEIVAHIVHELDPDGKQLRVVKFTDYTAEKVRTLYRNASDLRSQWADPEQRAEIIQRLADRGIDFEHLAQTAGQPDADPFDLLCHVAFNAPLRTRRERADRLKKEKKDFFERYGPQAKEILTELLEKYAEYGTAQFVIPDVLKVPPISDRGNVVEIAEFFGGPEQLRAAVNQLQILLYAA, encoded by the coding sequence ATGATCACAGAAGCGGATACTTGTCGGAAGTACGTCCTGCCGAAGCTCATCCAATCCGGATGGGATAACGATCCACATTCGTTCACAGAACAGAAGACATTTACTGATGGCCGTATCGTTCTCGTTGGCGAGAAAGTCCGACGTCGAGCTCAAAAACGAGCAGATTATCTGCTGCGCTATACGCGAGATTTTCTCATTGGGGTTGTGGAAGCAAAGGCGGCTTACAAGTTCCCAGCCGATGGTCTCCAGCAAGCCAAAGACTATGCCGAAGTCCTTGATTTAAAGTTCGCCTACTCGACAAATGGGCATGGCATTGTGGAGTTCGATTTTCTCACAGGCCTGGAGCGGACTCTTGATTCCTTTCCGACTCCAAATGAGCTTTGGAATCGGCTACGGGCAGGGGAAAGGTTAAAGGACGATATGGCTGCCGGGCGGTTACTGACTCCTTATAACCACCTGTCCGGGAAAAGTCCACGTTACTATCAGGAAATCGCCATCAATCGAACAGTGCAGTCGATCTTGCAAGAGAAGCGCCGCATCCTCCTCACAATGGCGACTGGCACGGGCAAAACGGTTGTGGCCTTTCAGATCTGCTGGAAACTGTGGCAGGCACGATGGAATAGAGCTGGAGAATACAGACGGCCCAAAATCCTCTACTTAGCAGATCGCAATATCCTCATCGATGATCCAAAGGACAAAATCTTTGCGCCGTTCGGCGATGCACGTTGGAAGATTGAAAACGGCGAAGTGAACAAAGGCCGAGAGATGTATTTTGCAATCTATCAAGCCATCGCAAAAGACGAGCGGCGGCCTGGACTTTACAAGGAATATGCGAGCGACTTCTTCGACCTTGTTATCGTTGATGAGTGTCATCGGGGTAGCGCCAAAGAAGAAAGCAGCTGGCGTGAGATTCTCGAATACTTTGAGCCGGCCTATCAGCTCGGCATGACGGCCACGCCTTTGCGGGAAGACAACCGCGACACCTATGCCTACTTCGGTAATCCCATTTATACGTACAGTCTGCGGCAGGGGATTGAAGACGGGTTTCTCGCACCCTATCGGGTCCACCGAATAGTGAGTACCTGGGATGCAGCAGGGTGGAGACCGAGTCGAGAAGATCTGGATCGATATGGACGAGCCATTCCCGATGACGAGTATCATACCAAGGATTTCGAGCGAGTCGTCGCCCTACGTGCTCGCACGCAGGCGATTGCACGCCATCTAACTCAGTTTCTGAAAAAAACTAATCGTTACGCCAAGACAATCGTGTTCTGTGTGGATCAGGAGCACGCAGCCGAGATGCGCGAAGCACTGACCAATCTCAATGACGATCTGACACAGCAGCATGCCGACTATGTTTGTCGGGTCACAGCCGAGGAGGGTGATATTGGCCGTGGACACCTGGGACGATTCCAAGAATTGGAGAAGGATACACCGGTCATTCTTACGACGTCACAACTCCTCACCACGGGAGTCGATGCGCCGACCTGTAAGAACATTGTGCTAGCTCGTGTGGTCAACTCCATGACTGAGTTCAAGCAGATGATCGGGCGCGGCACCAGAGTTCGTGACGATTATGGCAAGCTTTATTTCAATATTCTTGACTACACCGGATCAGCGACGCGCCTCTTTGCTGATCCGGATTTTGATGGTGATCCGGTTTCTGTTACTCAGGAAGAAATGAGCGAGACCGGAGAACCCAAGACCTACAAGATCGTCGAAGAACAGCCGGTGATGGCAGAGGGGGAGGAATCATTTCAGATCTCAAATTGGCAAACCTCAGACGACAGGGAAGGAGAACGCCGCAAGTACTACTTTGACGGAGGTCAGGTCGAAATCGTCGCGCATATCGTCCATGAACTAGATCCGGATGGGAAGCAGCTGCGTGTGGTCAAGTTCACTGATTACACGGCGGAGAAAGTCCGCACCCTGTATCGAAATGCCTCTGACCTGCGAAGTCAATGGGCTGATCCGGAACAGCGGGCTGAAATCATTCAGCGACTGGCCGATCGGGGCATTGATTTCGAGCATCTGGCGCAAACCGCTGGTCAGCCGGACGCTGATCCGTTCGATCTGCTCTGCCACGTGGCCTTCAATGCACCCTTGCGGACTAGACGGGAGCGAGCGGACAGGCTCAAGAAGGAGAAGAAGGACTTCTTTGAGCGGTATGGACCACAAGCGAAGGAGATCCTGACCGAGCTATTGGAGAAATATGCAGAATATGGCACGGCACAATTTGTCATTCCGGACGTGCTCAAGGTACCGCCGATCTCTGATCGCGGCAACGTCGTGGAGATCGCCGAGTTCTTCGGCGGGCCGGAGCAGCTTCGTGCAGCAGTCAATCAATTGCAAATCTTACTGTATGCAGCATAA